One Fusarium poae strain DAOMC 252244 chromosome 4, whole genome shotgun sequence DNA window includes the following coding sequences:
- a CDS encoding hypothetical protein (BUSCO:52507at5125) gives MDTYIDGRFERLEKALANLIDSVTKFHPSIQQGDELDAADKELTKGLEEVQTHQNNYLRIQQLRESSAALDTQIRETLSNLATTRKDIVTTHTTTFPAGPSYAIAYEELLNYARRISKTTMPPAGTIKAAPATAAPPTPDGQTPGVQTPGPDSQTASVMTPSAPPSSQVQSPAVMNGTPHVSQDPATQQSAMSANTSLPNEWTQFLNPLTDQIFVPWPNDLQLGAGALAAHQVLLEQGINPKGYDPAEEEERKRREEEERKKKEEEDRIAQEEREKKLREERERQRIERERQREKDQEAWRRASLVGGPTAPGEQRSPTGPPQQKAQFQFTNLDDLDDDDDDD, from the exons ATGGACACATATATCGATGGTCGCTTCGAGCGACTTGAGAAGGCGCTTGCAAACTTAATTGATTCAGTCACCAAATTTCACCCTTCTATACAGCAAGGTGATGAACTTGATGCAGCGGACAAAGAGTTGACCAAGGGCTTAGAAGAAG TGCAAACTCACCAGAACAACTATTTACGTATACAACAACTGCGCGAATCCTCAGCAGCTCTCGATACTCAGATCCGCGAAACACTCTCAAACCTCGCGACTACCCGCAAGGATATTGTAACGACGCATACCACAACCTTTCCTGCTGGCCCCAGCTATGCCATCGCTTACGAGGAACTGCTCAACTATGCCAGGCGCATTAGTAAAACGACCATGCCCCCCGCTGGTACTATCAAGGCTGCACCGGCAACAGCAGCACCGCCCACACCCGATGGCCAAACGCCTGGCGTTCAGACCCCTGGACCCGACTCGCAAACCGCGTCTGTCATGACACCCTCTGCGCCTCCGTCGTCCCAGGTTCAAAGCCCAGCAGTCATGAATGGTACACCGCATGTTTCACAAGACCCTGCAACACAACAGTCTGCAATGTCCGCCAACACCAGCCTTCCAAACGAGTGGACCCAATTCTTGAATCCCTTGACCGATCAGATCTTTGTACCATGGCCAAACGATCTTCAGCTTGGTGCAGGTGCTCTGGCCGCCCACCAAGTCTTGCTGGAGCAGGGCATCAACCCCAAAGGCTACGATCCagcggaggaggaggagcgaaAGCGTcgcgaggaagaagaaagaaagaaaaaggaagaagaggatcgTATCGCCCAGGAAGAGCGCGAGAAGAAGCTCCGCGAAGAGCGCGAGCGCCAGCGCATCGAAAGGGAACGCCAAAGAGAGAAGGACCAAGAGGCTTGGAGGCGCGCAAGTCTGGTTGGGGGCCCAACTGCCCCTGGCGAGCAGAGGAGCCCTACTGGACCTCCGCAGCAAAAGGCCCAGTTCCAGTTTACTAATTTGGATGATctggatgacgatgacgacgatgattgA
- a CDS encoding hypothetical protein (SECRETED:SignalP(1-25)~TransMembrane:9 (n11-19c25/26o266-291i340-368o374-396i416-435o447-470i501-524o530-558i570-588o600-630i)~BUSCO:9630at5125), with product MHFGGFAPSKALLTSLLAIPQLTSAFYLPGVAPTTYKEGDKVPLYVNSIKPVDRSQDPRLHAVVSYDYYHPAFQFCQPKDGPQYVSESLGSILFGDRIMTSPFELIMGKNETCKPLCEVTYSEKSINFVKSRIEQGYSLEWLVDGLPAGQEVLDQLTGTTFYNPRFLLGQDDKDDNILFNNHYEIVVEYHEVNKDPNQRRVVGVIVQPSSKEYSGKADCGNHGPIVLNGKEQHVGFSYSVFWRKSETAWATRWDKYLHVFDPKIHWFWLIDTAIIVVILVLTVMSILVRALKKDIARYNRLDQIDLDDFGGTSVVEDGVQEDSGWKLVHGDVFRTPSRPLLLSILAGNGVQLFCMTGCTILFALLGFLSPSNRGSLGTIMILMYTVLGFVGGYVSARTYKAWHGEAWKLNIALTPIIVPGAVFSSFFLLNLFLWAKQSSGAVPFTTMLVIVAIWFIISIPLSFGGSWLGFRSPQFEPPVRTNQIPRQIPPVSTYLKPVPSVLIVGLLPFGAIFVELFFIMNSIWFSRIYYMFGFLFLCYGLMIVVCAAVTILMVYFLLCSENYNWQWRSFLAAGMSGGYIFLNCLLYLVTKVRASGFAGIVLYVGYSAIISFLFFVLTGSIGYFASWWFIRKIYSSIKID from the exons ATGCATTTTGGAGGGTTTGCGCCTTCAAAGGCGCTTCTAACGTCGCTACTCGCCATACCACAGTTAACTTCAGCCTTCTATCTGCCCGGTGTCGCCCCAACGACCTACAAAGAGGGAGACAAAGTTCCGCTTTATGTCAATAGCATCAAACCAGTTGACCGATCGCAAGACCCTCGACTCCACGCCGTTGTCTCTTATGACTACTACCACCCTGCCTTTCAATTCTGTCAACCCAAGGATGGTCCTCAGTATGTTTCGGAAAGCCTGGGTAGTATTCTCTTCGGAGATCGCATCATGACTTCTCCATTTGAGCTTATCATGGGCAAGAACGAGACCTGCAAACCTCTTTGCGAAGTTACATATTCTGAGAAATCAATCAACTTTGTCAAGAGTCGCATCGAGCAAGGCTACAGTTTGGAATGGTTGGTGGATGGACTGCCAGCTGGTCAGGAAGTTCTTGATCAGTTGACCGGCACTACCTTCTACAACCCTCGGTTCTTGCTCGGCCAAGACGACAAGGACGATAACATCCTTTTCAACAACCACTACGAAATTGTTGTCGAGTATCACGAGGTCAACAAAGATCCCAATCAGCGCCGTGTGGTTGGTGTGATTGTGCAACCTAGTTCCAAGGAGTACAGCGGCAAAGCTGACTGCGGCAACCACGGGCCCATCGTTTTGAATGGCAAGGAACAGCATGTCGGCTTCAGCTATAGTGTCTTTTGGCGCAAGTCCGAGACTGCCTGGGCTACTCGTTGGGACAAGTACTTGCACGTATTCGATCCCAAGATTCACTGGTTCTGGCTCATCGACACTGCCATCATTGTTGTGATCCTTGTCCTAACAGTCATGTCTATTCTTGTGCGCGCATTGAAGAAGGACATTGCTCGTTATAATCGTCTCGACCAGATCGATCTTGATGATTTTGGCGGTACTTCAGTCGTTGAGGATGGCGTGCAGGAGGACTCTGGCTGGAAATTGGTTCATGGCGATGTCTTCCGAACACCATCGCGACCTCTTCTCCTTTCGATCCTAGCAGGAAACGGAGTCCAGCTGTTCTGCATGACCGGGTGCACTATTCTCTTCGCCCTCCTTGGATTCCTCTCCCCCTCAAACCGCGGATCCCTTGGAACTATCATGATTCTCATGTACACTGTTCTTGGTTTTGTCGGTGGTTACGTCTCTGCTCGAACCTACAAGGCCTGGCATGGCGAGGCCTGGAAGCTGAACATTGCTTTGACCCCTATCATAGTCCCTGGCGCCGTCTTTTccagcttcttcctcttgaaCCTCTTCCTGTGGGCTAAGCAGTCATCGGGCGCAGTTCCTTTTACAACTATGCTTGTGATTGTCGCCATCTGGTTCATCATTTCGATTCCGCTCTCCTTCGGTGGTTCTTGGCTCGGTTTCCGATCTCCTCAGTTCGAGCCTCCCGTTCGTACGAACCAGATCCCTCGACAGATTCCCCCTGTGAGCACCTACCTCAAGCCTGTTCCCAGTGTGCTTATCGTCGGTCTCCTGCCCTTTGGTGCCATCTTCGTCGAGCTGTTCTTCATTATGAACTCGATCTGGTTTAGCAGGATCTACTACATGTTTGGCTTCCTGTTTCTCTGTTACGGTCTTATGATCGTCGTTTGTGCTGCTGTCACCATTCTCATGGTGTATTTCTTGCTATGTTCCGAGAACTACAACTGGCAGTGGAGGTCTTTCTTGGCAGCAGGCATGAGTGGTGGCTACATCTTCTTGAACTGCCTTCTGTACCTTGTTACGAAGGTCAGAGCAAGCGGATTTGCTGGCATTGTGCTCTACGTGGGCTACAGCGCCATCATCTCATTCCTGTTCTTCGTTCTTACAG GCTCGATTGGCTACTTTGCTAGTTGGTGGTTCATTCGCAAGATCTACTCTTCCATTAAGATCGACTAA